The Candidatus Neomarinimicrobiota bacterium genome includes the window ATCTCCAATCCTTGCCAATTCCTACGGGCGACTTTCAGCTGCCCGGTGAGGGGCTATTTCCGGAGCTTGGACAGGCGGGCATAGCGGCCGCGTCCATAGGGTAGTACCATCTTCACCCAATCCAAATCGCGACGCCGCCATACAGCCACGAGCCCAACTGTGAGGATGAACAGAAAGATGAGCATTTCAACGAAGGCTACTATTCCGATACTCTTGAATACCACAGCCCAGGGAAACAGGATCACCACCTCCACTTCGAAGATGAGAAAGATCAAGGCGATGACGTAAAAGCGGATATTGAACTGAATCCAAGCACTCCCTTCCGCCACTTCACCGCATTCATAGGAGGAATCCTTCAGAGCACCCCTTTTAGATGGCGCCAGGAGGCGTTGGAGGATCAGCGCTGCGATAATCAGACCGGCGGAAAGGAGCGCGAAGATTGGTATTGGCGCAAAATCGTTGTACAAACTCCCTCCTTCAGAATTGTGGGGGCGAAAATTTACCCTGGGGCTAAAATTCAAGTCAAGGCATTCTCCCCAGCCACCTAGCTCCGTCAGGCGACTTGCAGATCACACCTTGAAGAAGAGGAAGTACCGCAACCTTTGAACAACCTGTCCCTCAAAGGTAACTTTGTGTCCGATGCCAGCAGTGCTTAACAGACTTCTGGTTGCTTCTCTGCCCTACCTCCCGAAGGCGCTTGTCGGCCTTGTCGCTCGCCGGTACGTGGCTGGTGAATCCAAAGAAGAGGCCCTGAGCCTGGTGCAAAGGCTCAACGAACAGGGCTTCGAAGCCACCATCGACATTCTGGGCGAACACGTCGATTCCAAAGCTGAAGCCGCTGCGGTGGCCGCGGCCTACGTAGGGCTTTACCATGACATCGCCCGTATGAATCTCAACGCCAATATCTCTCTCAAGCCTACCCACCTGGGCCTGGACATCGGTTTTGATACCTGTGAACAGAACCTTTTCAAGGTACTGGAGGCGGCCGCAGCCACTGATAACTTTCTGCGCCTCGACATGGAAAATTCCCTCCATACGGATGACACACTTGCCCTGTACCGGCGCTGCCAGGAACGCTACCCGCGGGTGGGGCCGGTCCTGCAGGCTTATCTCTTCCGGAGCCGGGACGACCTGGCCGGGCTCATGTCGTCACCACTGAACCTTCGCCTGTGCAAGGGAATCTATCGGGAGTCACCGGATATTGCCATCCAGGATCGAGCCGCCATCAACGACAACTTCCTGGCCCTGGCGCGCCAAGCCTTCAGCGGAGGGGCTTACGTAGCAATTGCCACCCACGACCGGGAGCTGATCATCCGGGTCGAAGAATTAATCCACGAATCAGGCCTTCCGCCTTCGCGCTTCGAGTTCCAGGTC containing:
- a CDS encoding NADH-quinone oxidoreductase subunit A, with protein sequence MYNDFAPIPIFALLSAGLIIAALILQRLLAPSKRGALKDSSYECGEVAEGSAWIQFNIRFYVIALIFLIFEVEVVILFPWAVVFKSIGIVAFVEMLIFLFILTVGLVAVWRRRDLDWVKMVLPYGRGRYARLSKLRK
- a CDS encoding proline dehydrogenase family protein, coding for MPAVLNRLLVASLPYLPKALVGLVARRYVAGESKEEALSLVQRLNEQGFEATIDILGEHVDSKAEAAAVAAAYVGLYHDIARMNLNANISLKPTHLGLDIGFDTCEQNLFKVLEAAAATDNFLRLDMENSLHTDDTLALYRRCQERYPRVGPVLQAYLFRSRDDLAGLMSSPLNLRLCKGIYRESPDIAIQDRAAINDNFLALARQAFSGGAYVAIATHDRELIIRVEELIHESGLPPSRFEFQVLHGVPMDGKLEQLLTRGYKVRIYVPYGKEWYDYSLRRLKENPNLGGYVLRNLLRR